A window from Flavobacteriales bacterium encodes these proteins:
- a CDS encoding AraC family transcriptional regulator has product MVRDVQPENALLRKHVVGFNMFEDHSPVRFYAYPQLGATVEFLKNAYLSCDRASITVKPLENTGNRDTYAVVIYGKYATPVLINYEGYVDHFGVNFNATGISCFFDTPYKALAPLNFQLYSNPGWQTFASRLFAFHGFEERMAFTEQFLLDRFKPISPPGIEKAVELIVEDPAVHISELPDRCGMSSRSLLRKFNDFVGCSPVLFKRIVRFRNAIDLESRQSKNLNCTDICYQHHFFDTAHFRKEFLKLTHQTPTAFFQNISAVGNHGFPYQLV; this is encoded by the coding sequence ATGGTAAGAGATGTACAACCGGAAAATGCTTTGCTGAGAAAGCATGTCGTGGGCTTCAACATGTTTGAGGACCATTCCCCCGTTCGATTTTATGCTTATCCGCAGCTAGGTGCCACAGTGGAGTTTCTTAAGAATGCGTATTTGTCCTGTGACCGTGCATCCATCACCGTTAAGCCGTTGGAGAATACCGGCAACAGGGATACATATGCCGTTGTTATTTATGGAAAATATGCAACGCCGGTCCTGATAAATTACGAGGGTTACGTGGATCATTTCGGGGTCAATTTCAATGCGACAGGTATCAGTTGCTTTTTTGATACACCATATAAAGCATTAGCGCCGCTAAATTTCCAATTGTATTCGAATCCCGGATGGCAGACATTTGCCAGTCGGTTGTTTGCCTTTCATGGATTCGAAGAGCGGATGGCGTTTACAGAGCAGTTTTTATTGGACCGTTTCAAGCCTATTTCCCCGCCAGGCATTGAGAAGGCGGTTGAGTTGATCGTGGAAGATCCAGCCGTCCATATTTCAGAATTGCCTGATCGTTGTGGAATGAGCAGCCGCAGCCTGTTAAGGAAGTTCAACGATTTTGTCGGTTGCAGTCCTGTTTTGTTCAAACGCATCGTTCGTTTTCGGAATGCCATCGACCTTGAATCGCGCCAGTCAAAAAACTTAAACTGCACCGACATCTGTTATCAGCATCACTTTTTTGATACGGCCCATTTCCGCAAGGAATTTCTTAAGCTTACCCATCAGACCCCTACAGCTTTCTTTCAGAATATTTCTGCGGTGGGAAATCACGGATTTCCATACCAGCTGGTTTGA